The following coding sequences are from one Sesamum indicum cultivar Zhongzhi No. 13 linkage group LG11, S_indicum_v1.0, whole genome shotgun sequence window:
- the LOC105174570 gene encoding dnaJ protein homolog 1 isoform X1 — protein sequence MGVDYYKILQVDRSAKDDDLKKAYRKLAMKWHPDKNPNNKKEAEAKFKQISEAYDVIIALLLLFNCFCYLIPIVYLFIYCQVLSDPQKRAVYDQYGEEGLKGPGPPPGAGGFSGGMDGGGPTSFRFNPRSADDIFSEFFGFASPFGGMGDMGGGSRAGGSGLPRGMFGDDIFASFRNAAAGGEGGLGSMPRKAAAIERTLHCSLEDLYKGTTKKMKISRDVTDSSGRPTITEEILTIEIKPGWKKGTKITFPEKGNEQRGVIPSDLVFIIDEKPHSVFKRDGNDLIVTQKISLIEALTGYTVQVTTLDGRNLTIPINNIVSPTYEEVVKGEGMPIPKEPGKKGNLRIKFNIKFPSRLTSEQKTGIKRLLTSS from the exons ATGGGTGTGGACTACTATAAGATTCTCCAGGTGGACCGTTCCGCCAAGGATGACGACCTCAAGAAAGCCTACCGCAAACTTGCCATGAAGTGGCATCCCGACAAGAACCCTAACAACAAGAAAGAAGCCGAAGCCAAATTCAAGCAAATCTCCGAAGCATACGACGTAATTATAGCTTTACTGCTCTtgtttaattgtttttgttatttaattccaattgtttatttgtttatttattgtcaGGTGTTGAGTGATCCGCAAAAGAGGGCAGTTTATGATCAGTATGGGGAGGAAGGGCTAAAGGGGCCAGGTCCGCCGCCCGGTGCCGGCGGATTTTCCGGCGGGATGGACGGAGGTGGACCTACATCATTCCGGTTTAATCCGCGCAGCGCCGATGACATCTTTTCGGAATTTTTTGGGTTCGCGAGCCCGTTTGGGGGGATGGGAGATATGGGTGGTGGGTCGAGGGCTGGCGGGTCTGGTCTCCCAAGGGGTATGTTTGGGGATGATATTTTCGCTTCCTTCAGGAATGCTGCTGCCGGTGGAGAAGGAGGCTTGGGTAGTATGCCTCGAAAGGCTGCTGCTATTGAACGGACGCTGCACTGTAGTCTGGAGGATTTGTATAAGGGGACAACTAAAAAGATGAAGATTTCTCGGGATGTGACGGACTCCAGTGG GAGACCCACTATTACGGAGGAAATTCTTACAATTGAAATAAAGCCTGGGTGGAAGAAGGGAACAAAAATAACGTTTCCAGAGAAAGGAAATGAACAGCGAGGTGTCATACCCTCTGACCTCGTCTTCATCATTGATGAAAAGCCTCATAGTGTGTTCAAGAGAGATGGCAACGATCTAATTGTCACCCAGAAGATTTCTTTGATTGAAGCTCTGACTGGTTATACCGTCCAAGTGACTACGCTTGATGGTCGGAATCTTACAATACCTATTAACAATATTGTTAGTCCCACCTATGAAGAAGTTGTTAAAGGTGAAGGGATGCCCATCCCAAAAGAACCTGGCAAAAAGGGGAACTTAAGGATCAAGTTCAACATTAAGTTTCCCAGCAGGCTTACTTCGGAGCAGAAAACTGGCATTAAGCGGTTACTAACATCCTCTTGA
- the LOC105174570 gene encoding dnaJ protein homolog 1 isoform X2 produces MGVDYYKILQVDRSAKDDDLKKAYRKLAMKWHPDKNPNNKKEAEAKFKQISEAYDVLSDPQKRAVYDQYGEEGLKGPGPPPGAGGFSGGMDGGGPTSFRFNPRSADDIFSEFFGFASPFGGMGDMGGGSRAGGSGLPRGMFGDDIFASFRNAAAGGEGGLGSMPRKAAAIERTLHCSLEDLYKGTTKKMKISRDVTDSSGRPTITEEILTIEIKPGWKKGTKITFPEKGNEQRGVIPSDLVFIIDEKPHSVFKRDGNDLIVTQKISLIEALTGYTVQVTTLDGRNLTIPINNIVSPTYEEVVKGEGMPIPKEPGKKGNLRIKFNIKFPSRLTSEQKTGIKRLLTSS; encoded by the exons ATGGGTGTGGACTACTATAAGATTCTCCAGGTGGACCGTTCCGCCAAGGATGACGACCTCAAGAAAGCCTACCGCAAACTTGCCATGAAGTGGCATCCCGACAAGAACCCTAACAACAAGAAAGAAGCCGAAGCCAAATTCAAGCAAATCTCCGAAGCATACGAC GTGTTGAGTGATCCGCAAAAGAGGGCAGTTTATGATCAGTATGGGGAGGAAGGGCTAAAGGGGCCAGGTCCGCCGCCCGGTGCCGGCGGATTTTCCGGCGGGATGGACGGAGGTGGACCTACATCATTCCGGTTTAATCCGCGCAGCGCCGATGACATCTTTTCGGAATTTTTTGGGTTCGCGAGCCCGTTTGGGGGGATGGGAGATATGGGTGGTGGGTCGAGGGCTGGCGGGTCTGGTCTCCCAAGGGGTATGTTTGGGGATGATATTTTCGCTTCCTTCAGGAATGCTGCTGCCGGTGGAGAAGGAGGCTTGGGTAGTATGCCTCGAAAGGCTGCTGCTATTGAACGGACGCTGCACTGTAGTCTGGAGGATTTGTATAAGGGGACAACTAAAAAGATGAAGATTTCTCGGGATGTGACGGACTCCAGTGG GAGACCCACTATTACGGAGGAAATTCTTACAATTGAAATAAAGCCTGGGTGGAAGAAGGGAACAAAAATAACGTTTCCAGAGAAAGGAAATGAACAGCGAGGTGTCATACCCTCTGACCTCGTCTTCATCATTGATGAAAAGCCTCATAGTGTGTTCAAGAGAGATGGCAACGATCTAATTGTCACCCAGAAGATTTCTTTGATTGAAGCTCTGACTGGTTATACCGTCCAAGTGACTACGCTTGATGGTCGGAATCTTACAATACCTATTAACAATATTGTTAGTCCCACCTATGAAGAAGTTGTTAAAGGTGAAGGGATGCCCATCCCAAAAGAACCTGGCAAAAAGGGGAACTTAAGGATCAAGTTCAACATTAAGTTTCCCAGCAGGCTTACTTCGGAGCAGAAAACTGGCATTAAGCGGTTACTAACATCCTCTTGA
- the LOC105174571 gene encoding PHD finger protein ALFIN-LIKE 1-like, producing the protein MGQNRRLTKRKWVISCAAMASVSSGPRTVEEIFKDYSARRAGIVRALTYDVDEFYGLCDPEKENLCLYGHPNETWEVNLPAEEVPPELPEPALGINFARDGMNRRDWLSLIAVHSDCWLLSVAFYLGAKLNRNERKRLFSLINDLPTVFEVVTERKPVKDKPNADSGSRSRGSTKRSSDGQVKNNPKLADESYEEDEDEHSETLCGSCGGNYNADEFWIGCDICERWFHGKCVKITPAKAENIKQYKCPSCMKRGRQ; encoded by the exons ATGGGACAGAATCGAAGGTTGACAAAAAGAAAGTGGGTTATAAGTTGTGCAG CAATGGCATCAGTTTCCTCGGGTCCTCGAACTGTCGAGGAGATCTTCAAAGATTACAGCGCTCGCCGTGCTGGAATCGTTCGTGCTTTAACTTATG atgTGGATGAATTTTATGGACTCTGTGATCCAG AGAAGGAAAATTTGTGTTTGTATGGACACCCAAATGAGACTTGGGAAGTAAATCTTCCAGCTGAGGAAGTTCCACCTGAACTTCCAGAGCCAGCACTTGGGATCAATTTTGCTAGAGATGGAATGAACCGAAGAGATTGGCTTTCACTAATTGCAGTGCACAGTGATTGCTGGTTGCTCTCTGTGGCTTTCTACCTTGGAGCCAAGCTAAACCGCAATGAAAG GAAGCGCCTGTTCAGCTTGATCAATGATCTGCCAACAGTCTTTGAAGTTGTGACAGAAAGGAAGCCTGTAAAAGACAAGCCCAATGCTGATAGTGGAAGCAGATCTCGTGGCAGCACAAAG AGATCAAGCGATGGTCAGGTAAAAAACAATCCAAAGCTGGCAGATGAAAGTTACGAAGAAGATGAAGACGAACATAGTGAAACTCTATGTGGGAGCTGCGGTGGAAATTACAATGCAGACGAGTTCTGGATCGGTTGTGACATCTGCGAGAGGTGGTTCCATGGGAAATGCGTGAAGATTACTCCTGCTAAAGCTGAAAACATCAAGCAATATAAATGCCCTTCTTGCATGAAACGGGGCAGGCAGTAG
- the LOC105174572 gene encoding probable 2-oxoglutarate-dependent dioxygenase At3g111800: protein MMSCLQSWPEPVVRVQHLSDSGIRVIPERYVKKLSDRPSFCDSLSGEVNIPVIDMKGLYSDDASVRKKTAGMISGACREWGFFQVVNHGVRQEVMGRAREAWREFFKLQLEEKQKYANSPSTYEGYGSRLGVEKGISLDWSDYFFLNYLPLALRDQNKWPALPLSCREMVGEYCREVVELGGRLMKILSSNLGLEEEYLQEAFGGEEFGACMRVNYYPKCPQPDLTLGLSPHSDPGGMTLLFPDENVSGLQVRRGEKWITVDPVPNAFIVNIGDQLEVLSNGNYKSVEHRVIVNSEKERVSIALFYNPRGDMLIKPADELVTEDRPPLYPPTVYDEYRLYMRTRGPRGKSQVHSLKSLQ, encoded by the exons ATGATGAGCTGCTTGCAGAGCTGGCCCGAACCCGTTGTCAGGGTCCAACACCTCTCCGACAGCGGGATTCGGGTAATCCCCGAACGCTACGTGAAGAAACTCTCAGACAGGCCGAGCTTTTGCGACTCCCTCTCCGGCGAAGTTAACATTCCAGTCATCGACATGAAGGGGTTGTACTCGGACGACGCCTCAGTCCGGAAGAAGACGGCCGGGATGATCAGCGGGGCATGCCGCGAGTGGGGGTTCTTCCAGGTGGTGAACCACGGGGTGAGACAGGAGGTGATGGGGCGGGCCAGGGAGGCGTGGCGCGAGTTTTTTAAGCTGCAGCTAGAGGAGAAGCAGAAGTACGCGAATTCGCCGAGCACGTATGAGGGGTACGGCAGCCGCCTGGGTGTGGAGAAGGGAATATCACTGGATTGGAGTGACTACTTTTTCCTGAATTACCTTCCTCTCGCACTCAGAGACCAGAATAAGTGGCCTGCACTTCCTCTTTCATGCAG GGAAATGGTGGGAGAGTACTGTAGAGAAGTGGTTGAACTTGGTGGAAGATTGATGAAGATTCTGTCGAGCAATCTTGGGCTGGAAGAAGAGTATCTTCAAGAAGCATTTGGAGGAGAGGAGTTTGGGGCATGCATGAGGGTTAACTATTACCCAAAATGCCCTCAACCGGACCTCACACTCGGCCTTTCTCCTCATTCCGACCCGGGTGGGATGACCCTTCTCTTCCCCGACGAGAACGTATCGGGTCTCCAAGTCCGGCGGGGCGAGAAGTGGATCACCGTCGACCCAGTCCCCAATGCGTTTATCGTCAATATAGGAGATCAACTTGAGGTGTTAAGCAATGGGAATTACAAGAGTGTGGAGCATAGGGTGATTGTGAATtcagagaaagagagagtgtCAATCGCATTGTTCTACAATCCAAGGGGTGATATGCTGATAAAGCCGGCGGATGAGCTGGTGACGGAGGACCGCCCACCGCTCTACCCGCCCACCGTTTACGACGAGTATAGGCTGTACATGAGGACAAGGGGCCCTCGTGGCAAGTCCCAAGTCCATTCACTTAAATCACTTcaataa
- the LOC105174573 gene encoding calcium-dependent protein kinase 13 isoform X1 — MGNCCRSPAAVAREDVKSSNFSGHDHGRKDKLSGNVKKAVTVLTDVKKENIEEKYLVDRELGRGEFGVTYLCIERETRELLACKSISKRKLRTAVDVEDVRREVAIMKHLPKNSSIVSLKEACEDENAVHLVMELCEGGELFDRIVARGHYTERAAAAVTRTIVEVVQLCHKHGVIHRDLKPENFLFANKKENSPLKAIDFGLSIFFKPGERFSEIVGSPYYMAPEVLKRNYGPEIDIWSAGVILYILLCGVPPFWAESEQGVAQAIIRGKIDFEREPWPSISESAKSLVRQMLEPDAKLRLTAKQVLEHPWLQNAKKAPNVPLGDVVKSRLKQFSLMNRFKRKALRVIADFLSNEEVEGIKEMFARIDTDNDGTVSTEELKAGLQKFNSQLPESEVEMLIDAVESNRKGTLDYGEFLAISLHLQRIANDEHLHKAFSYFDKDGNGYIEADDLRDALMEDGADDSTDVANDIFQEVDTDKDGRISYDEFVAMMKTGTDWRKASRHYSRGRFNSLSIKLMKDGSINLGLLMENEVERKYLKLLVPPVLS; from the exons ATGGGGAACTGCTGCAGATCTCCGGCTGCGGTTGCCAGAGAAGACGTCAAGTCGTCCAACTTCTCCGGTCATGATCACGGCCGGAAAGACAAATTATCCGGCAACGTGAAGAAAGCAGTAACTGTTTTGACAGACGTTAAGAAGGAAAACATTGAGGAGAAGTACTTAGTTGACCGTGAACTGGGCAGAGGGGAGTTTGGCGTTACTTACTTGTGCATTGAGCGGGAAACGAGAGAGCTGTTGGCTTGCAAGTCGATATCGAAGCGGAAGCTGAGGACTGCTGTTGATGTGGAGGATGTCCGGAGGGAGGTAGCTATAATGAAGCATTTGCCGAAGAATTCGAGCATCGTGAGCTTAAAGGAGGCGTGCGAGGACGAGAATGCCGTGCATTTGGTGATGGAATTGTGTGAGGGCGGGGAGCTGTTTGATAGGATTGTCGCGCGTGGCCATTACACAGAGCGTGCGGCAGCCGCCGTGACAAGGACTATTGTTGAAGTCGTGCAGCTGTGCCACAAGCATGGGGTGATCCACAGGGATTTGAAACCggagaattttttgtttgcaaACAAGAAGGAAAATTCACCACTTAAAGCAATTGATTTTGGTTTGTCCATTTTCTTCAAGCCAG GTGAGCGGTTTTCTGAAATCGTGGGAAGCCCTTACTATATGGCTCCAGAGGTTCTCAAGCGAAACTACGGGCCAGAAATAGATATCTGGAGTGCAGGGGTGATTCTCTATATCTTGTTGTGTGGAGTTCCTCCATTTTGGGCTG AATCTGAGCAAGGTGTTGCCCAGGCCATCATACGCGGGAAGATAGATTTTGAACGCGAACCATGGCCAAGTATCTCGGAGAGTGCTAAGAGCCTTGTAAGACAGATGCTGGAACCAGATGCTAAGCTTCGGCTGACAGCAAAACAAGTCCTTG AACATCCTTGGCTCCAAAATGCAAAGAAGGCTCCGAATGTTCCACTTGGAGATGTTGTCAAGTCAAGACTGAAGCAGTTCTCGTTGATGAACAGGTTCAAGCGGAAGGCTCTTAGG GTCATTGCTGATTTCCTATCTAATGAAGAAGTTGAAGGTATCAAAGAGATGTTTGCTAGGATAGACACTGATAATGATGGTACTGTTTCAACTGAAGAACTAAAGGCTGGGTTGCAAAAGTTCAATTCGCAACTTCCCGAGTCTGAAGTAGAGATGCTCATTGATGCT GTGGAAAGCAACCGTAAGGGTACATTGGACTATGGAGAGTTTCTTGCAATTTCACTCCATTTGCAGAGGATAGCTAATGATGAACATCTTCACAAGGCGTTCTCTTATTTTGATAAAGACGGAAATGGTTACATTGAGGCCGATGATCTCCGAGATGCCTTGATGGAAGATGGGGCCGATGATAGCACGGATGTCGCAAATGACATTTTCCAGGAGGTTGACACGGACAAG GACGGACGCATCAGCTATGATGAATTTGTTGCGATGATGAAAACTGGAACAGATTGGAGAAAGGCTTCTCGACATTACTCAAGAGGGAGATTCAATAGTCTGAGCATAAAATTGATGAAGGATGGTTCTATTAACTTGG GACTACTAATGGAAAACGAagtagaaagaaaatatctaaAGCTGCTTGTTCCCCCTGTTCTCTCCTAG
- the LOC105174573 gene encoding calcium-dependent protein kinase 13 isoform X2 encodes MGNCCRSPAAVAREDVKSSNFSGHDHGRKDKLSGNVKKAVTVLTDVKKENIEEKYLVDRELGRGEFGVTYLCIERETRELLACKSISKRKLRTAVDVEDVRREVAIMKHLPKNSSIVSLKEACEDENAVHLVMELCEGGELFDRIVARGHYTERAAAAVTRTIVEVVQLCHKHGVIHRDLKPENFLFANKKENSPLKAIDFGLSIFFKPGERFSEIVGSPYYMAPEVLKRNYGPEIDIWSAGVILYILLCGVPPFWAESEQGVAQAIIRGKIDFEREPWPSISESAKSLVRQMLEPDAKLRLTAKQVLEHPWLQNAKKAPNVPLGDVVKSRLKQFSLMNRFKRKALRVIADFLSNEEVEGIKEMFARIDTDNDGTVSTEELKAGLQKFNSQLPESEVEMLIDAVESNRKGTLDYGEFLAISLHLQRIANDEHLHKAFSYFDKDGNGYIEADDLRDALMEDGADDSTDVANDIFQEVDTDKDGRISYDEFVAMMKTGTDWRKASRHYSRGRFNSLSIKLMKDGSINLAI; translated from the exons ATGGGGAACTGCTGCAGATCTCCGGCTGCGGTTGCCAGAGAAGACGTCAAGTCGTCCAACTTCTCCGGTCATGATCACGGCCGGAAAGACAAATTATCCGGCAACGTGAAGAAAGCAGTAACTGTTTTGACAGACGTTAAGAAGGAAAACATTGAGGAGAAGTACTTAGTTGACCGTGAACTGGGCAGAGGGGAGTTTGGCGTTACTTACTTGTGCATTGAGCGGGAAACGAGAGAGCTGTTGGCTTGCAAGTCGATATCGAAGCGGAAGCTGAGGACTGCTGTTGATGTGGAGGATGTCCGGAGGGAGGTAGCTATAATGAAGCATTTGCCGAAGAATTCGAGCATCGTGAGCTTAAAGGAGGCGTGCGAGGACGAGAATGCCGTGCATTTGGTGATGGAATTGTGTGAGGGCGGGGAGCTGTTTGATAGGATTGTCGCGCGTGGCCATTACACAGAGCGTGCGGCAGCCGCCGTGACAAGGACTATTGTTGAAGTCGTGCAGCTGTGCCACAAGCATGGGGTGATCCACAGGGATTTGAAACCggagaattttttgtttgcaaACAAGAAGGAAAATTCACCACTTAAAGCAATTGATTTTGGTTTGTCCATTTTCTTCAAGCCAG GTGAGCGGTTTTCTGAAATCGTGGGAAGCCCTTACTATATGGCTCCAGAGGTTCTCAAGCGAAACTACGGGCCAGAAATAGATATCTGGAGTGCAGGGGTGATTCTCTATATCTTGTTGTGTGGAGTTCCTCCATTTTGGGCTG AATCTGAGCAAGGTGTTGCCCAGGCCATCATACGCGGGAAGATAGATTTTGAACGCGAACCATGGCCAAGTATCTCGGAGAGTGCTAAGAGCCTTGTAAGACAGATGCTGGAACCAGATGCTAAGCTTCGGCTGACAGCAAAACAAGTCCTTG AACATCCTTGGCTCCAAAATGCAAAGAAGGCTCCGAATGTTCCACTTGGAGATGTTGTCAAGTCAAGACTGAAGCAGTTCTCGTTGATGAACAGGTTCAAGCGGAAGGCTCTTAGG GTCATTGCTGATTTCCTATCTAATGAAGAAGTTGAAGGTATCAAAGAGATGTTTGCTAGGATAGACACTGATAATGATGGTACTGTTTCAACTGAAGAACTAAAGGCTGGGTTGCAAAAGTTCAATTCGCAACTTCCCGAGTCTGAAGTAGAGATGCTCATTGATGCT GTGGAAAGCAACCGTAAGGGTACATTGGACTATGGAGAGTTTCTTGCAATTTCACTCCATTTGCAGAGGATAGCTAATGATGAACATCTTCACAAGGCGTTCTCTTATTTTGATAAAGACGGAAATGGTTACATTGAGGCCGATGATCTCCGAGATGCCTTGATGGAAGATGGGGCCGATGATAGCACGGATGTCGCAAATGACATTTTCCAGGAGGTTGACACGGACAAG GACGGACGCATCAGCTATGATGAATTTGTTGCGATGATGAAAACTGGAACAGATTGGAGAAAGGCTTCTCGACATTACTCAAGAGGGAGATTCAATAGTCTGAGCATAAAATTGATGAAGGATGGTTCTATTAACTTGG CTATATAA
- the LOC105174574 gene encoding trihelix transcription factor GT-3b, producing MDPGHHQQLHHHYSLGIDAAGSSGDRFPQWSIQETRDFLIIRAELDPTFMETKRNKLLWDLISTRMKEKGYSRSAEQCKCKWKNLVTRYKGCETMEAEGMRQQQFPFYNELQTIFAARMQRMLWLEAEGGGAATSSKKNKTAAQFSSDEEDENEDSEGEKGGAKKKRKVKGNYSNIPQVGGSNSPMMIIKGIREMMEEFTKQQMEIEMQWLKAYEAREEERRVKEMEWRQTMEALENERIMMDRRWREREEQRKVREEARAEKRDALITALLNKLRREDM from the exons ATGGATCCGGGTCATCACCAGCAGCTCCATCACCACTACTCTCTGGGTATTGATGCAGCGGGTAGTAGTGGAGATAGGTTTCCTCAATGGAGTATTCAGGAGACCCGGGATTTCTTGATTATCCGGGCCGAGCTCGACCCGACTTTCATGGAAACAAAACGTAATAAGCTTTTGTGGGATCTCATCTCCACCCGGATGAAAGAAAAGGGTTATAGCAGAAGCGCGGAGCAGTGCAAGTGCAAGTGGAAAAACCTAGTCACACGCTACAAG GGATGTGAAACTATGGAGGCAGAAGGGATGAGGCAACAACAATTCCCATTCTACAACGAGCTGCAAACCATATTTGCTGCGAGGATGCAAAGAATGCTGTGGCTGGAGGCCGAGGGCGGGGGAGCCGCCACCAGCTCAAAGAAGAATAAGACGGCAGCGCAATTTTCATCCgatgaagaagatgaaaacGAAGACAGCGAAGGAGAAAAAGGCGGAGcgaaaaagaagaggaaagtGAAGGGgaattatagtaatattcCTCAAGTTGGAGGAAGCAATTCACCAATGATGATAATTAAGGGAATAAGGGAAATGATGGAGGAATTCACGAAGCAACAAATGGAAATCGAAATGCAATGGCTGAAAGCGTATGAAGCGAGGGAAGAGGAGAGGAGAGTAAAAGAAATGGAGTGGCGGCAGACGATGGAGGCATTGGAAAATGAGAGGATAATGATGGACAGGAGGTGGAGGGAAAGGGAAGAACAAAGGAAAGTTAGGGAAGAAGCCAGGGCTGAGAAAAGGGATGCTCTTATTACAGCGCTTTTGAACAAGCTTAGGAGAGAAGACATGTAA
- the LOC105174575 gene encoding selT-like protein, translating to MDRTQLLLVGLPLFLFFSDIFNLFSPPPSKPAAHHHHQPVSQPLIQQQQPSLEFPAQKATGIGFGNTVSIDFCSSCSYRGTAVTMKNMLENQFPGINVVLANYPPPLPKRMLSKLVPVVQFGVIGIIVGGEQIFPRLGFAAPPQWYYSMRANRFGSMASTWLLGNFLQSFLQSSGAFEVYCNGELVFSKLKENRFPGEIELKDLVARRIASSRVVDGLHGGHWS from the exons ATGGATCGGACGCAACTTTTGTTGGTGGGTCTAcccctcttcctcttcttctccgACATCTTCAACCTCTTTTCGCCCCCTCCGTCGAAACCCGCCGCTCATCACCACCATCAACCCGTTTCACAGCCACTAATCCAACAACAACAGCCGTCCCTTGAGTTCCCCGCTCAG AAAGCTACTGGAATTGGTTTCGGAAACACTGTTAGCATTGACTTCTGTTCTTCCTGTTCTTACAG AGGGACTGCAGTCACGATGAAGAATATGTTAGAAAATCAATTTCCTGGAATCAATGTTGTCCTTGCAAATTACCCTCCTCCTCTACCTAAGCGCATGTTGAGCAAACTGGTACCAGTTGTTCAGTTTGGTGTGATTGGAATTATAGTGGGCGGTGAACAAATTTTTCCAAGATTAGGATTTGCTGCACCACCCCAATGGTACTATTCCATGCGGGCAAATAGATTTGGGAGTATGGCAAGCACTTGGCTACTCGGAAATTTCCTTCAGTCTTTCCTGCAGAGTTCAGGTGCTTTTGAAGTGTACTGTAATGGTGAATTG GTATTCTCTAAACTAAAGGAGAATAGGTTCCCTGGGGAGATAGAATTGAAA